A stretch of the Desulfobacter sp. genome encodes the following:
- the thiD gene encoding bifunctional hydroxymethylpyrimidine kinase/phosphomethylpyrimidine kinase has product MSSYFCALTIAGSDSGGGAGIQADLKTFSALGVFGMSAITALTAQNTRVVTGIFPAPPEFIGRQIDAVMEDIGTHAVKIGMLHSPEVIETVAAKLEQWGCSNVVLDPVMISKSGDTLLREDAVAALKERLLPLATIVTPNLPEASVLLGQNIETAKEMPFAAKALADLGAANVLVKGGHLQGETSHDLFFDAANNAMTPLKGPRIETANSHGTGCTLSSAIAAGLAKDLDLVTAVEQAKTYITGALKAGASYTTGRGHGPVHHFYNLWK; this is encoded by the coding sequence ATGAGTTCATATTTTTGCGCATTGACCATTGCAGGATCCGACTCCGGCGGAGGAGCGGGTATCCAGGCCGACCTCAAGACCTTTTCCGCCCTGGGCGTTTTCGGTATGTCCGCCATTACCGCCCTGACCGCCCAGAACACCCGGGTGGTCACGGGTATTTTTCCTGCCCCCCCGGAATTCATCGGCAGGCAGATTGATGCGGTCATGGAAGATATCGGCACCCATGCCGTAAAAATCGGGATGCTCCACTCTCCCGAGGTGATCGAAACCGTGGCAGCCAAACTTGAGCAATGGGGCTGTTCCAATGTGGTCCTGGATCCGGTGATGATTTCCAAAAGCGGGGATACGCTTTTACGCGAGGATGCTGTTGCCGCTTTAAAAGAGAGACTTTTGCCCCTGGCCACGATCGTCACCCCGAACCTGCCCGAAGCCTCGGTGCTCTTAGGCCAGAATATTGAGACCGCCAAAGAGATGCCTTTTGCAGCAAAAGCCCTGGCAGATCTCGGAGCCGCCAATGTTCTGGTCAAAGGGGGACATCTTCAGGGAGAAACCAGCCATGACCTTTTTTTTGACGCGGCAAACAATGCCATGACCCCCCTGAAAGGCCCCCGCATAGAGACAGCCAATTCCCACGGCACCGGGTGTACCCTTTCCTCTGCCATTGCCGCAGGCCTTGCCAAGGACCTCGATCTTGTCACCGCTGTTGAACAGGCCAAAACCTATATTACAGGTGCCTTAAAGGCCGGGGCCTCTTATACCACGGGAAGGGGCCACGGCCCGGTTCACCATTTTTATAATCTGTGGAAATAA
- a CDS encoding U32 family peptidase: MNTLNTGGSHPPHPLELLAPAKNLELGKEAINHGADAVYIGANQFGARAAAGNTMADIEALCAHAHKYFARVYLALNTLLFDHELALARTLIDQAWNSGVDALIIQDMGLLEMDLPPIPLFASTQTDNRTPEKVKFLEQSGFSRVILARELGIGAIEKIRRNTRIDLETFVHGALCVSYSGQCYMSAAIGNRSANRGECGQPCRLPWNLRSDQGRVLAENKYLLSLKDMNRGDHLAALAGAGITSFKIEGRLKNINYVKNIVGFYRNRLDQLLGEDARFTQASSGETRLFFTPDPVKTFNRKETDYYLFKSRHPVHSFNTPKSMGEKIGTVKKITPEWVSLVRDHDLQNGDGICFLDKQGQLSGFHVNRVDNEGRLILPGRTSTKKTGLFPGAVLFRNHDQAFLKQMAGRTSERRIPLDMVFFETDQGVGIDARDQDNIQTRILLEIDKQPARDPARAMEVIQKQLGKLGSSIFFMNRLEIQSEPYFLRAKDLNLLRRNLVLAMEEMRANAYAPVQAPVRPESVFYGSTDLDFRANVANHLAEKFYKKRGVTTLAPAFELSLPGPLAPVMTTKHCIRYGLGLCAGKKKNQKIELPPPMILENKKARFRVIFNCDCCEMQILKMDDSK; encoded by the coding sequence ATGAATACTCTAAACACAGGGGGAAGTCATCCCCCCCACCCTCTGGAGCTGCTGGCCCCGGCAAAGAATCTGGAACTGGGCAAAGAAGCGATCAACCACGGGGCGGATGCCGTATATATTGGGGCAAATCAATTCGGGGCAAGGGCAGCCGCCGGAAACACCATGGCTGATATTGAGGCCCTGTGCGCCCATGCCCATAAATATTTTGCCAGGGTCTATCTGGCCTTGAATACCCTTCTTTTTGACCATGAGCTGGCATTGGCCCGGACGTTAATTGATCAGGCCTGGAATTCAGGGGTGGACGCCCTGATCATCCAGGACATGGGGCTGCTGGAAATGGACCTGCCGCCCATCCCCTTATTTGCCAGTACCCAGACCGATAACAGAACCCCTGAAAAGGTGAAATTTTTGGAGCAAAGCGGGTTTTCCCGGGTGATTCTGGCCAGGGAACTGGGGATTGGCGCCATTGAGAAAATTCGCAGGAATACGCGGATAGATCTGGAAACCTTTGTCCATGGCGCGCTTTGTGTGTCATATTCGGGCCAATGCTATATGAGCGCTGCCATCGGCAACAGGAGCGCCAACCGGGGGGAATGCGGCCAGCCCTGCCGTCTGCCCTGGAATCTTCGTTCAGACCAGGGCAGGGTTCTGGCTGAAAATAAATATTTGCTCTCTCTCAAAGATATGAACCGGGGGGATCACCTGGCAGCCCTGGCAGGGGCCGGCATTACCTCGTTTAAAATCGAAGGCCGGCTCAAGAATATAAACTATGTGAAGAATATTGTTGGATTTTACCGTAACCGCCTGGATCAGCTTCTTGGGGAGGATGCTCGTTTCACCCAAGCCTCTTCGGGAGAAACCCGGCTTTTTTTTACCCCTGACCCGGTTAAAACCTTTAACCGTAAAGAGACGGATTATTATTTGTTCAAGTCCCGCCATCCGGTTCATTCCTTTAATACCCCTAAATCAATGGGAGAAAAAATCGGAACCGTTAAAAAAATTACCCCTGAATGGGTAAGCCTTGTCCGGGACCATGACCTGCAAAATGGCGACGGGATATGTTTTTTGGATAAACAGGGGCAGCTTTCAGGATTCCATGTCAACCGGGTGGACAACGAGGGCCGCTTGATTTTGCCGGGCAGAACCTCAACCAAGAAAACAGGGCTTTTTCCCGGGGCTGTTTTGTTTCGCAACCATGACCAGGCCTTTTTAAAACAGATGGCCGGCAGGACGTCAGAACGGCGGATTCCTCTGGATATGGTTTTTTTTGAAACCGATCAGGGGGTTGGAATCGATGCCCGGGACCAGGACAATATTCAAACAAGAATACTGCTCGAGATTGATAAACAGCCTGCCCGGGATCCTGCCCGGGCCATGGAGGTGATACAAAAGCAGCTGGGAAAACTGGGGTCCAGTATCTTTTTTATGAACCGTCTTGAAATCCAGTCTGAGCCTTATTTTCTCCGGGCAAAGGATTTGAACCTGCTCAGGCGCAACCTTGTCCTGGCCATGGAAGAGATGCGGGCCAACGCCTATGCGCCGGTTCAGGCCCCTGTCCGGCCTGAGTCGGTTTTTTATGGTTCAACCGATCTGGATTTCAGGGCCAATGTGGCCAACCATCTTGCTGAAAAATTTTACAAAAAACGGGGGGTCACCACTCTGGCGCCTGCCTTTGAACTTTCCCTGCCCGGGCCTTTGGCCCCTGTTATGACCACAAAACATTGTATCAGATACGGTCTGGGGCTTTGTGCGGGAAAGAAGAAAAATCAGAAAATAGAGTTGCCCCCTCCCATGATTCTGGAAAATAAAAAGGCCAGATTCAGGGTCATCTTTAACTGCGATTGCTGCGAAATGCAGATTTTAAAGATGGATGATTCAAAATAA
- a CDS encoding gamma-glutamyl-gamma-aminobutyrate hydrolase family protein (Members of this family of hydrolases with an active site Cys residue belong to MEROPS family C26.): MAPFIAIVAHIDKNRSNMPAVSIPITYIHAIEQAGGIPYILPFTRDLSLIQEMAMPARGFLFPGRFDLDPAYFNEAPISELGRVDRDLDEFQLAVLNIAMEKRLRYWVYAGGPRSLMWAWAAACSRIFPPSSPDRCWAICSKKFISALTIP, from the coding sequence TTGGCCCCTTTTATTGCCATTGTCGCACATATCGATAAAAACCGCTCCAATATGCCGGCCGTCAGTATTCCAATCACCTATATCCATGCCATTGAACAGGCCGGGGGGATTCCCTATATCCTGCCCTTTACCCGGGATCTTTCCCTAATTCAGGAAATGGCCATGCCGGCCAGGGGATTTTTATTTCCCGGTAGATTTGACCTGGACCCGGCCTATTTTAATGAAGCGCCCATTTCCGAACTTGGAAGAGTGGACCGGGACCTTGATGAATTCCAGCTGGCGGTTCTAAATATTGCCATGGAAAAAAGGCTCCGGTACTGGGTATATGCCGGGGGGCCCAGGTCATTAATGTGGGCCTGGGCGGCAGCCTGTTCCAGGATATTCCCACCCAGTTCACCCGACCGGTGCTGGGCCATATGCAGCAAAAAATTCATTTCGGCACTGACCATCCCATAG
- a CDS encoding gamma-glutamyl-gamma-aminobutyrate hydrolase family protein (Members of this family of hydrolases with an active site Cys residue belong to MEROPS family C26.): MQQKIHFGTDHPIDILPHTRLYEMFGPRLNVNSRHHQSIKALGKGLKICAKSPDGVIEAAEHTCLPIDLIQWHPELMMMASQVMAPLFDSFISQSAL; the protein is encoded by the coding sequence ATGCAGCAAAAAATTCATTTCGGCACTGACCATCCCATAGACATTTTACCCCATACCCGACTCTATGAAATGTTCGGGCCAAGGCTCAATGTCAATTCCAGGCACCACCAGTCCATAAAGGCGCTTGGAAAAGGCCTGAAAATCTGTGCAAAGTCTCCGGACGGGGTCATTGAGGCGGCCGAGCATACCTGCCTTCCCATTGACCTGATTCAATGGCACCCGGAATTGATGATGATGGCAAGCCAGGTCATGGCCCCTTTATTTGATTCTTTTATCAGCCAATCTGCTCTTTAA
- a CDS encoding response regulator: protein MTQTLLIIDDDIKLIELLFEYFGENGFQVSALGEGTQAIKTIRETAPDLIILDIMLPGKDGLTVLKEIRTQFSTPVIMLTAKGDDTDRIVGLELGADDYLPKPFNPRELLARIRAILRRQDRTEPIGEERLIRSGDMVLNRAARSLTLQDRAVELSTTEFNILEVLMKNPNAVLSRDQIMNMAQGKDFMAFDRSVDIHISKLRAKIEKDPAAPARIKTVWGTGYMFVDL, encoded by the coding sequence ATGACCCAGACACTTTTGATCATAGACGATGATATCAAGCTCATAGAGTTGCTTTTTGAATATTTTGGAGAAAACGGATTCCAGGTATCTGCCCTGGGGGAAGGGACCCAGGCCATAAAAACCATACGGGAAACAGCCCCGGATCTCATTATCCTGGATATTATGCTGCCCGGCAAGGACGGACTGACCGTTCTCAAAGAGATCAGAACTCAATTTTCAACCCCTGTCATCATGCTCACAGCCAAGGGGGATGACACCGATCGGATCGTTGGCCTGGAGCTGGGGGCGGATGACTACCTGCCCAAGCCCTTTAATCCCAGAGAACTTCTGGCCAGAATCCGGGCCATCTTAAGACGGCAGGACAGAACAGAGCCTATTGGGGAAGAAAGATTGATCCGCTCCGGGGATATGGTACTGAACCGGGCCGCCAGATCTTTGACCCTCCAGGACCGGGCAGTTGAATTATCCACCACCGAGTTCAATATCCTTGAAGTCCTCATGAAAAACCCCAATGCGGTGCTCAGCCGGGACCAGATTATGAACATGGCCCAGGGCAAGGATTTCATGGCCTTTGACCGAAGTGTGGATATCCATATTTCAAAGCTCCGGGCCAAGATAGAAAAAGATCCTGCAGCTCCCGCGCGCATCAAGACGGTATGGGGAACAGGGTATATGTTTGTGGACCTATAA
- a CDS encoding HAMP domain-containing histidine kinase — protein sequence MKIRRLYTKILVSFLGLLLVTIVLILVLFILTAGKSYKDLLDQQTFSKLQIVRSRVQETIDLHPDQPVTNNPDLLKLFNTFSSLFEVKIWITDPGETVLFKTFEGQTGMPVKGVHRQVHHENGITLYHFVLKWIKYYATIPIRSGKDELRLHLYYDTRHPDHPEGLFFMGILIIGGVVALLVVPMASLITLRINRLNRSAIEFADGNLAVRTHIQGHDEIAKLGDSFNHMAARLETLIHNAKELTANVSHELRSPLARLRVSKELIQDKLDQDGARADIQNLDTLVEEMLALSKMNYQESSLARETFSFAQFLDQEILSYQPLLQQNKLTLDLDVQGAVEVNQDKSVLKSVLSNLLDNAVKYTDSGKTIRVHARPGKKKGLKFSVTTPGKPLSKEDLDKLFNPFFRVSGQLAPGSGLGLTIAKKQVNRCQGKIQAQNTDQGLCLSVSLP from the coding sequence ATGAAGATCAGGCGGCTGTATACCAAAATCCTGGTCTCCTTTCTCGGGCTGCTCCTGGTCACCATTGTCCTGATCCTGGTTTTATTTATTTTAACCGCGGGAAAATCTTACAAAGACCTGCTGGACCAGCAGACCTTTTCAAAACTCCAGATTGTCCGGTCAAGGGTTCAGGAAACCATTGACCTGCATCCGGACCAGCCTGTGACAAACAACCCGGATCTTCTCAAGCTGTTTAACACCTTTTCCTCCCTGTTTGAGGTAAAAATATGGATTACCGATCCCGGGGAAACCGTTTTATTCAAGACCTTTGAAGGTCAGACAGGCATGCCCGTGAAAGGGGTTCACCGCCAGGTGCACCACGAAAACGGAATCACCCTGTATCATTTTGTCCTCAAGTGGATCAAGTACTATGCCACCATTCCCATCCGGTCGGGCAAAGACGAACTCCGCCTTCACCTCTACTATGATACCCGGCACCCGGATCACCCCGAAGGTCTTTTTTTCATGGGTATTCTCATCATCGGAGGAGTGGTGGCCCTTTTGGTCGTTCCCATGGCCTCTTTGATTACCCTGAGGATCAACCGGCTCAACCGGTCAGCCATTGAATTTGCAGATGGGAATCTGGCCGTAAGGACCCACATCCAGGGGCACGATGAAATTGCCAAACTCGGGGATTCGTTCAACCACATGGCCGCCCGGCTGGAAACCCTGATTCACAATGCCAAAGAACTCACCGCCAATGTCTCCCACGAGCTGCGTTCACCCCTGGCCCGGCTGAGGGTGTCCAAGGAACTCATCCAGGACAAACTGGACCAGGACGGAGCCAGGGCAGATATCCAGAACCTGGATACCCTGGTAGAGGAAATGCTGGCCTTGTCCAAAATGAATTACCAGGAGTCTTCCCTGGCCAGGGAGACCTTCAGCTTTGCACAATTTTTGGACCAAGAAATTCTCTCCTACCAGCCCTTGTTACAGCAAAACAAGCTCACCCTGGACCTGGACGTACAAGGGGCAGTCGAGGTAAACCAGGATAAATCCGTTCTCAAATCCGTATTGTCCAACCTTTTAGACAATGCCGTCAAATACACGGATTCCGGAAAAACCATCCGTGTCCATGCCCGGCCCGGCAAGAAAAAAGGGCTCAAATTTTCGGTGACCACCCCGGGAAAGCCCCTGTCAAAAGAGGATCTTGATAAATTATTCAACCCTTTTTTCAGGGTCTCAGGCCAATTGGCACCCGGATCCGGCCTGGGCCTGACCATTGCCAAAAAACAGGTAAATCGCTGCCAGGGAAAAATCCAGGCCCAGAATACGGACCAGGGGCTTTGTCTGTCTGTGAGTCTGCCGTAA
- the asd gene encoding aspartate-semialdehyde dehydrogenase, producing the protein MKKVGMVGWRGMVGSVLMERMMAENDFEQFTPVFFTTSQAGQKAPDVGKDVPALIDAHDIDTLMEMDIVVSCQGGSYTEAIRPKLAEKGWKGYWIDAASTLRMDDQSIIVLDPVNLSVIEEGLARGIKNYIGGNCTVSLMLMALGGLFENDFVEWVTSMTYQAASGAGAKNMEELVAQMRAIGDQAAPVLDNPGSAILDLDRNVTRTIRSKEFPVDNWAVPLGASLIPWIDRAMENGQTREEWKGFVETNKILGRSDAPIPIDGQCVRIGSMRCHSQAFTIKLKKDIPLDDINGALAANNRWVKLVPNTKEDSIAQLTPASVTGTLTVPVGRVRKMSLGDDFLTAFSVGDQLLWGAAEPLRRILNIIL; encoded by the coding sequence ATGAAAAAAGTAGGAATGGTCGGCTGGCGGGGCATGGTAGGTTCTGTGCTTATGGAAAGAATGATGGCGGAAAATGATTTTGAACAATTTACCCCGGTTTTCTTTACCACCTCCCAGGCCGGACAAAAGGCACCTGATGTGGGTAAAGACGTGCCGGCCCTCATTGATGCCCATGATATCGATACCCTGATGGAGATGGATATTGTGGTTTCCTGCCAGGGCGGGTCATATACTGAAGCAATCCGCCCCAAGCTTGCGGAAAAAGGCTGGAAAGGCTACTGGATTGATGCGGCCTCCACCCTGAGAATGGATGATCAGAGTATCATTGTTCTGGATCCGGTGAATCTTAGTGTGATCGAAGAGGGCCTTGCCAGGGGGATCAAAAATTATATCGGCGGCAACTGCACGGTTTCCCTCATGCTCATGGCCCTTGGCGGGCTCTTTGAAAATGATTTTGTTGAATGGGTGACCTCAATGACCTACCAGGCCGCCTCCGGAGCGGGCGCCAAAAACATGGAAGAACTCGTGGCCCAGATGAGGGCCATTGGAGACCAGGCCGCTCCGGTTCTGGACAATCCCGGTTCAGCCATTCTGGATTTGGACCGGAATGTGACCCGGACCATCCGGTCCAAAGAATTCCCCGTGGACAACTGGGCGGTTCCCCTGGGTGCCAGCCTGATTCCCTGGATTGACCGGGCCATGGAAAACGGTCAGACCCGGGAGGAGTGGAAGGGGTTTGTGGAAACCAATAAGATCCTGGGCAGGTCTGACGCCCCCATTCCCATCGATGGCCAATGCGTCCGCATCGGGTCCATGCGCTGCCATTCCCAGGCCTTTACCATTAAGCTGAAAAAGGATATCCCCTTAGACGATATCAATGGGGCCCTGGCCGCCAACAACCGATGGGTGAAGCTGGTGCCCAATACCAAGGAAGACAGCATTGCCCAATTGACTCCGGCCTCTGTCACCGGCACCCTGACCGTGCCTGTGGGACGGGTCAGGAAGATGAGTCTTGGGGATGATTTTCTCACGGCTTTTTCCGTGGGAGACCAATTGCTCTGGGGAGCGGCAGAACCCTTACGCAGAATTTTAAATATTATTCTTTAG
- a CDS encoding tetratricopeptide repeat protein, protein MNLKKHLRLWLLALVPILLAVFSTSAICQEINLDKMKKAGDLVCYQSLKEPAVWYYLPDQPRLAQKNGRPQFSFMKYSRTDKQGKAGTHAAQGGGVVHFLVTYGVTKDRVRAAERRLQEDYPEATIQGPIVYRKGSFALITSFTQDQDTLVRTVAVGKAPLMEGQKAAVSMALSREGAQLLWESFKSDTPDISLVFDMEFAGVREPYEATIEADWSRVSKHKRLKAGVKYSWFGADVDMLFQELRQDGAIKITTKGENASMDKIVESAHAKLLQVMFDPAPVDELNRAAAEKDSYSSLNQAMKMIKDSRLSSRSSLNLDSPDFRTMMASVLKTILSENILSSLLLPRAYAGDVGPTLPPLPGTGSVTPSGQGDQVESQQRGSETGSASPPQPGMTRGEQEARELFRQGEQHFNNKEYQQALDAFMESEEIHQVKVSRPTPGGAMPNNIANCHKHLGQYDEAADYYRRAAERYGRQTERGRLCLAEADRMEARASGIPSRGLAQNPDQTAPETAAQAYNRARRAAQEASESNYAPAQTRAAIEAYENYQITHPASGQREQEIQGRLRSLNRRLEAAGESTTPGTGALDMPIPPPVPTSPPGNTLSSTPSSGSGSSRAPGSSVGRTGSPTARPASSSAAASTPRAASGSSGSGQRAAAPSSGRAQQASNQKPGFSLVASYKMKNIKRSGKMVYQMNHFRSEKQSFTMAENIGSLYSRYQNDARIFKAITIDDPVFKQREILVTLDGQDAATFTKYLNFVTVKMKKRHQSGENTMDEVVITPETFSQKANAFSLSYGYKGDTNRDLWLGYEYQVIWSFHGGVDIRSPWKKETNPMLSLFPPHQYKGLTIEGEGEALRLAKVRHALVTVSSRINNKPIATQATIKNLELKDQRLEGDILYWDELPQGGNS, encoded by the coding sequence ATGAACCTCAAAAAACACTTAAGATTGTGGCTGCTGGCCCTTGTCCCGATTCTTCTGGCAGTCTTTTCCACCTCAGCCATCTGCCAGGAAATCAATCTGGACAAGATGAAAAAAGCAGGGGACCTGGTCTGCTACCAGTCCCTGAAAGAACCGGCCGTTTGGTACTATCTGCCGGATCAGCCGCGGCTGGCCCAAAAAAACGGCAGGCCCCAGTTTTCTTTTATGAAGTACAGCCGCACGGACAAACAGGGCAAGGCCGGGACCCATGCCGCCCAGGGCGGGGGCGTTGTCCATTTCCTGGTCACCTACGGGGTAACGAAAGACAGGGTCAGGGCAGCGGAAAGAAGGCTTCAGGAAGACTATCCCGAAGCAACCATCCAGGGTCCCATTGTATACAGAAAGGGCAGCTTTGCCCTGATCACCTCCTTTACCCAGGACCAGGACACCCTGGTCAGAACGGTTGCCGTTGGCAAGGCCCCGCTCATGGAAGGTCAGAAGGCGGCCGTGTCCATGGCCCTGTCCCGGGAAGGGGCCCAACTTTTATGGGAATCCTTTAAAAGCGATACACCTGACATCTCCCTGGTTTTTGACATGGAATTTGCCGGGGTCAGAGAACCCTATGAAGCCACCATTGAAGCGGACTGGTCAAGGGTGTCAAAACATAAACGCCTCAAGGCGGGAGTTAAATATTCCTGGTTCGGGGCGGACGTGGACATGCTCTTTCAAGAACTTCGCCAGGACGGTGCCATTAAAATCACCACCAAGGGCGAAAACGCCAGTATGGATAAAATCGTTGAAAGCGCCCATGCAAAACTGCTCCAGGTCATGTTTGACCCCGCACCGGTGGATGAACTTAACCGGGCGGCGGCTGAAAAAGACTCGTACTCCAGCCTCAACCAGGCCATGAAAATGATCAAGGATTCAAGGCTCTCAAGCCGATCCTCTCTTAACCTTGATTCTCCTGATTTCAGGACCATGATGGCCTCTGTACTCAAAACCATCCTGTCCGAAAACATCTTGTCCAGCCTGCTCCTGCCCCGGGCTTATGCAGGGGATGTCGGCCCCACCCTGCCGCCCTTGCCTGGAACCGGCAGCGTTACGCCATCAGGACAGGGAGACCAGGTCGAAAGCCAGCAAAGAGGATCAGAAACCGGTTCAGCGAGCCCACCCCAGCCCGGCATGACACGTGGGGAACAAGAGGCAAGAGAACTCTTCCGCCAGGGAGAGCAGCATTTTAATAATAAAGAATACCAGCAGGCCCTTGATGCCTTTATGGAATCCGAAGAGATCCACCAGGTAAAGGTGAGCAGACCCACACCGGGCGGGGCCATGCCCAACAATATTGCCAACTGCCACAAACACCTGGGTCAATATGATGAGGCGGCAGACTATTACAGAAGAGCTGCAGAACGCTACGGCAGACAGACGGAAAGGGGCCGGCTCTGCCTGGCAGAGGCAGACCGCATGGAAGCCCGGGCCTCGGGCATCCCTTCCAGGGGTCTTGCACAAAACCCGGACCAGACCGCACCTGAGACCGCGGCCCAGGCCTACAACCGGGCCAGACGGGCAGCCCAGGAGGCAAGCGAAAGCAACTATGCCCCGGCCCAGACAAGGGCGGCCATTGAGGCCTATGAAAATTACCAAATCACCCATCCGGCTTCAGGACAGCGGGAACAGGAAATCCAAGGCCGGCTCAGGTCGCTGAACCGCCGCCTTGAAGCGGCAGGCGAATCCACTACCCCGGGCACGGGCGCCCTGGACATGCCCATACCGCCACCGGTACCCACCTCACCCCCGGGCAATACCCTGTCATCCACCCCCTCATCCGGATCCGGCAGCAGCAGAGCACCGGGCAGTTCGGTCGGCAGGACAGGCTCTCCAACAGCCCGACCGGCCAGCAGTTCCGCAGCAGCCTCCACACCACGGGCGGCGTCAGGGAGTTCCGGTTCAGGTCAAAGGGCGGCAGCCCCGTCTTCAGGCAGGGCACAACAGGCCTCAAACCAAAAGCCCGGGTTCTCCCTGGTGGCCTCCTACAAGATGAAAAACATCAAGCGAAGCGGTAAAATGGTTTACCAGATGAATCATTTCCGGTCTGAAAAACAAAGCTTCACCATGGCTGAAAACATCGGCAGCCTTTACTCGCGATATCAGAATGATGCCAGGATATTCAAGGCAATAACCATTGATGATCCCGTGTTTAAGCAACGGGAAATCCTGGTTACTCTGGACGGCCAGGATGCGGCCACATTTACCAAATATCTCAACTTTGTCACGGTAAAGATGAAAAAAAGACACCAGTCCGGAGAAAACACCATGGATGAGGTTGTCATTACGCCTGAAACCTTCAGCCAGAAGGCCAATGCCTTCAGTCTCAGCTACGGATACAAAGGCGACACAAACCGGGATCTCTGGCTGGGCTATGAATACCAGGTCATCTGGTCTTTCCACGGCGGGGTGGATATCCGCTCTCCATGGAAAAAAGAGACCAACCCCATGCTCTCCTTATTCCCGCCCCACCAGTACAAGGGGCTGACCATAGAAGGGGAAGGAGAGGCATTACGCCTGGCCAAGGTCCGCCATGCCCTGGTCACGGTGAGCAGCCGAATAAACAACAAACCCATTGCCACCCAGGCCACCATCAAAAACCTGGAATTAAAAGACCAGAGACTGGAAGGGGACATTCTTTACTGGGATGAGCTGCCCCAAGGAGGAAACTCATGA
- a CDS encoding IS4 family transposase, with product MTHISVPKKQLRSLNFDNFRCPLIKSLSKAPELQSRGDRPLKMTFEDQINALVYFHLQEHKSARHLIQDLKENVFAKENIAPDGGISRSSFCEAINHRGLEQLQFIFEDLYKQALECHPGEHAELGELVSIDGSLINAVLSMHWANYRKGSKKAKVHCGFDINHGIPNKIFLTEGNGAERTFVPKILSKGQTGVMDRGYQSHKEFDLLQEQGKHFVCRIKTRTTRTIIDNHETPSDSYIFYDALVKLGTPNQNQTKRPVRVVGYKIAGVKYYVATDRHDLTAEQIATIYKLRWTIEDFFKWWKEHLKVYHLIARSEYGLMVQILGGLITYLLLAIHCQKQFNEKVTIKRVRQLRTAILNDLFGCEEQGSHSSNRDNIVKDQKIIEQAKT from the coding sequence ATGACGCACATCTCAGTCCCTAAAAAACAACTACGGTCCCTGAACTTTGACAATTTCAGGTGCCCTCTGATAAAGTCACTTTCAAAAGCACCGGAATTACAATCTCGAGGAGACCGCCCTTTAAAAATGACATTCGAAGACCAGATAAATGCTTTGGTTTATTTCCATCTTCAGGAGCACAAGTCTGCCCGACATTTAATTCAGGATCTCAAGGAGAATGTTTTTGCTAAAGAAAATATTGCGCCAGACGGTGGTATCAGCCGTAGTAGTTTCTGTGAAGCCATCAATCACAGGGGACTCGAACAACTGCAATTTATCTTTGAGGATCTTTATAAACAGGCTCTTGAGTGTCATCCGGGTGAACACGCCGAGTTAGGAGAGTTGGTTTCCATTGACGGTAGTCTCATAAATGCAGTCCTTTCAATGCACTGGGCGAACTACAGAAAAGGAAGTAAAAAAGCCAAAGTACATTGCGGATTTGACATTAATCACGGAATCCCAAACAAAATCTTTTTGACTGAAGGCAACGGCGCTGAACGCACTTTTGTTCCCAAAATACTTTCCAAGGGGCAAACAGGTGTTATGGATCGTGGATATCAATCCCATAAAGAATTTGACCTGCTTCAGGAGCAAGGCAAACATTTTGTCTGCCGTATAAAAACCAGGACAACAAGAACAATTATTGATAACCACGAGACCCCTTCCGACAGCTACATTTTTTATGATGCACTGGTTAAACTTGGTACTCCGAATCAAAACCAGACGAAAAGGCCTGTTCGGGTTGTTGGCTATAAAATTGCTGGCGTCAAATACTATGTGGCAACTGACAGGCATGATTTAACAGCGGAACAAATAGCAACAATTTATAAACTCCGGTGGACCATTGAGGATTTTTTCAAATGGTGGAAAGAACATCTGAAGGTATATCATCTCATTGCCCGCAGTGAATACGGCCTTATGGTTCAGATTCTTGGCGGCCTTATCACTTACCTGTTACTGGCAATCCATTGCCAAAAACAGTTTAATGAAAAGGTCACGATCAAAAGAGTTCGGCAGCTGCGAACCGCCATTCTAAATGACCTGTTTGGCTGCGAGGAGCAGGGCTCTCATAGTTCAAACAGGGACAATATTGTCAAAGATCAAAAAATTATTGAGCAAGCAAAAACCTAA